In Eupeodes corollae chromosome 3, idEupCoro1.1, whole genome shotgun sequence, a single genomic region encodes these proteins:
- the LOC129949880 gene encoding methyltransferase-like protein 17, mitochondrial: protein MSLNKILISTRLLPQFHQLILKSNSRNVCKIAVNLDPELTEKLEKDELKHRHHPGIIKKGSLNVPKHIAQAIHRAVGDFPIKTLVKDGKVLNQYINSRHPPPETKDLQKKIQEISVELDLKYPMPDESELGEDELQKKNYIRQQKLKKILKERTFAWKPITYGAYEALVYAIGRSAQEYAAISSIFKEIENRHPEFKPRSFIDFGSGVGTGMWAASDLWKESIFEYLNVDSSREMNDLSDLIIRDGNANQKPRLRNVYYRQFLPSADTKYDLVVSAFSLFELPSAKDRKEVIMNLWKKCDGYMIVVEEGSRRGSEIVNEVRSNVLTSRDPDLVGHVFAPCPHDLSCPRLSEQGDNTPCNFNASYEPLGLGENISGNVTKRFSYVVLKKGSRKNARDSSWPRLVRPTLVRSKHSVCRMCTSKGTLLEIVFTKSKHGRDALRCARASDWGDRLPLEIGEQWESTKIHKKRDKTNSKETEMQDEVETISEKPN from the exons atgagCTTGAATAAAATTCTAATAAGTACTCGTCTACTACCCCAATTCCATCAATTAATCCTTAAATCAAACTCAAGAAATGTGTGTAAAATCGCGGTAAACCTTGATCCAGAGCTCACCGAAAAACTAGAGAAAGATGAATTAAAACATCGTCATCATCCAGGAATTATTAAGAAGGGAAGTCTTAACGTTCCGAAGCACATTGCCCAAGCAATTCATCGAGCTGTGGGTGACTTCCCAATTAAAACACTCGTCAAAGATGGCAAAGTTCTTAATCAATACATAAATTCTCGTCATCCACCGCCCGAGACGAAAGATCTTCAGAAGAAAATTCAAGAGATTTCGGTAGAATTGGATTTAAAATATCCAATGCCTGATGAGTCTGAGTTGGGAGAAGATGAATTgcagaaaaaaaactacatacgCCAACAGAAACTCAAGAAAATCCTTAAAGAACGAACATTCGCCTGGAAACCAATAACCTATGGAGCTTATGAGGCTCTGGTCTATGCTATTGGAAGAAGTGCTCAGGAATACGCCGCCATTTCGAGTATTTTTAAGGAAATCGAAAACAGACATCCCGAATTTAAACCAAGAAGTTTTATCGATTTTGGTTCGGGGGTTGGAACTGGAATGTGGGCAGCTAGTGATTTATGGAAGGAGTCAATATTTGAATATCTGAATGTGGACTCTTCGAGAGAAATGAATGATCTCTCGGACTTAATCATAAGAGATGGCAATGCAAACCAAAAACCAAGACTCAGAAATGTTTATTACAGACAGTTCCTGCCAAGCGCTGAT ACAAAATACGATCTCGTAGTGTCGGCTTTCTCTCTCTTCGAATTGCCTAGTGCCAAGGACAGAAAAGAGGTAATAATGAATTTATGGAAGAAATGCGATGGTTATATGATTGTTGTTGAAGAAGGCAGCAGAAGAGGATCGGAAATCGTGAATGAAGTTCGTTCGAATGTCCTCACATCAAGAGATCCCGACCTGGTGGGTCATGTTTTTGCTCCA tgTCCCCATGATCTAAGCTGCCCACGACTTTCTGAGCAGGGTGACAACACTCCCTGTAACTTCAATGCTTCCTATGAACCTCTTGGTTTGGGGGAGAACATTTCTGGAAATGTAACAAAACGATTTAGTTACgtggttttgaaaaaaggatCGAGAAAAAATGCCCGCGACAGTAGTTGGCCACGACTTGTTAGGCCAACACTAGTTCGTTCAAAACATTCGGTTTGTCGAATGTGCACATCAAAAGGAACTCTTctagaaattgtttttacaaaatcgaAACACGGAAG gGATGCATTAAGATGTGCAAGAGCTAGTGATTGGGGTGATAGGTTGCCTCTAGAAATTGGTGAACAATGGGAAAGTaccaaaatacacaaaaagagGGATAAAACTAATTCAAAAGAAACCGAGATGCAAGATGAAGTGGAAACAATAAGTGAAAagccaaattaa
- the LOC129950015 gene encoding aspartate aminotransferase, mitochondrial translates to MANICVKFNSTIAPASRILGNAVSITSQRNSSWWSDVKMGPPDAILGVTEAFKRDQNPKKINVGVGAYRDDNGKPFVLPSVRMAEECILAKNMDHEYAPIVGVPEFWGRAIELALGENSQRLKAKHNATVQAISGTGALRIGAAFLSKFWKGNREVYMPTPTWGNHIPIFEHSGLKVNKYRYYDPKTCGLDFKGCLDDIMKIPENSIILLHACAHNPTGVDATPEQWLELCNVIKKRKLFPFLDMAYQGFASGDVDRDATAVRLFEKEGIDFCLAQSFAKNMGLYGQRAGAFSVICSSAEEADRVLSQIKILIRPMYSNPPLHGARIAAEILNNADLKTIWLKDVKGMADRIIDVRAKLKNNLINLGSSRPWDHITNQIGMFCYSGMTPEQSERLTKDFSVYLTKDGRISMAGVTSKNVDYLAHAMHEVTK, encoded by the exons CTCATGGTGGTCTGATGTAAAAATGGGTCCTCCCGATGCCATTTTGGGAGTGACTGAAGCCTTCAAACGTGATCAAAACCCAAAGAAGATTAACGTTGGTGTAGGTGCGTATCGTGATGACAACGGCAAACCATTTGTGCTTCCAAGTGTTCGTATG GCAGAAGAATGTATTTTGGCCAAAAACATGGATCATGAATATGCTCCAATTGTTGGTGTGCCAGAATTCTGGGGACGTGCTATCGAACTTGCTCTTGGAGAGAACTCACAACGATTGAAGGCCAAGCATAATGCAACAGTAcag GCTATCAGTGGAACTGGTGCCCTTCGTATTGGTGCTGCCTTCTTAAGTAAATTCTGGAAGGGCAATCGTGAGGTGTACATGCCCACACCAACATGGGGTAACCATATTCCAATTTTCGAACACTCCGGACTTAAGGTCAACAAATATCGTTACTACGACCCAAAGACATGTGGACTTGACTTCAAGGGCTGCCTGGATGATATCATG aAAATCCCAGAAAACTCCATAATTCTTTTGCACGCATGTGCCCACAATCCAACCGGAGTTGATGCCACACCCGAGCAATGGCTTGAACTTTGCAATGTCATCAAGAAGAGGAAGTTGTTCCCCTTTCTCGATATGGCCTACCAAGGTTTTGCCAGTGGAGATGTTGACCGTGACGCCACTGCGGTACGCTTATTCGAAaaagaaggtattgacttctgCCTTGCCCAGAGTTTTGCCAAGAACATGGGTCTCTATGGCCAACGTGCTGGTGCATTCTCCGTAATCTGTTCGTCTGCCGAAGAAGCCGATCGTGTTCTATCTCAAATTAAGATTCTCATCCGTCCAATGTACTCGAATCCACCTCTACATGGTGCCCGTATTGCAGCTGAAATTCTCAACAATGCCGACCTTAAAACCATCTGGCTGAAGGATGTCAAGGGCATGGCCGATCGTATTATTGATGTTCGTGCCAAGCTAAAGAATAATCTCATCAATTTGGGATCCAGTCGCCCATGGGATCACATTACCAATCAAATTGGTATGTTCTGCTACTCCGGCATGACCCCAGAACAATCGGAGCGATTGACAAAAGATTTTAGTGTTTATTTGACCAAAGATGGTCGAATTTCGATGGCTGGTGTAACTAGCAAAAATGTTGATTATTTAGCTCATGCCATGCATGAAGTTACCAAATAA